Proteins encoded within one genomic window of Lynx canadensis isolate LIC74 chromosome B2, mLynCan4.pri.v2, whole genome shotgun sequence:
- the MCHR2 gene encoding melanin-concentrating hormone receptor 2, with the protein MNSLYSSCWNTSAELLNKSCNKETAYQTLSIVDTVILPSMIGVICSLGLVGNILIVFTIIRSRKKTIPDIYICNLAVADLVHIIGMPFLIHQWARGGEWVFGGPLCTIITSLDTCNQFACTSIMTVMSVDRYLALVQPFRLTSWRTRYKTIRINLGLWAASFILALPVWVYSKVIKFKDGVESCAFDLTSPDDVLRYTLYLTITTFFFPLPLILVCYILILCYTWEMYQQNKDARCYNPSVPKQRVMKLTKMVLVLVAVFILSAAPYHVIQLVNLQMEQPTLAFHVGYYLSICFSYASSSINPFLYIVLSGNFRKRLPQVQRRVTEKEINNIENTLKSSF; encoded by the exons ATGAATTCACTTTACTCATCCTGTTGGAACACCTCTGCTGAACTTTTGAACAAATCCTGCAATAAAGAGACTGCTTATCAAACCCTCAGCATTGTGGATACAGTTATCCTCCCTTCTATGATTGGGGTTATCTGTTCACTGGGGCTGGTTGGCAACATCCTCATTGTATTCACTATAATAAG GTCCAGGAAAAAAACTATTCCTGACATTTATATCTGCAACCTGGCTGTGGCTGATCTGGTCCACATCATTGGAATGCCTTTTCTTATTCATCAGTGGGCACGGGGAGGAGAGTGGGTGTTTGGGGGGCCTCTCTGCACCATTATCACATCCCTGGATACTTGCAACCAGTTTGCCTGTACTTCCATCATGACTGTAATGAGTGTGGACAG GTACTTGGCTCTCGTCCAACCATTTCGACTTACAAGTTGGAGAACGAGGTACAAGACCATCCGCATCAATTTGGGCCTTTGGGCAGCTTCCTTTATTCTGGCATTGCCTGTCTGGGTCTACTCGAAGGTCATCAAATTTAAAGACGGCGTGGAGAGTTGTGCTTTTGATTTAACATCCCCTGACGATGTACTCCG gtatACACTTTATTTGAcaataacaactttttttttccctctgcctttgaTTTTGGtatgctatattttaattttatgctaTACTTGGGAGATGTACCAACAGAATAAGGATGCCAGATG TTATAATCCCAGTGTTCCAAAGCAACGAGTGATGAAGCTGACAAAgatggtgctggtgctggtggcaGTCTTTATCTTAAGTGCTGCTCCCTATCACGTGATACAACTGGTGAACTTACAGATGGAGCAGCCCACGCTGGCTTTCCATGTGGGTTATTATCTCTCCATCTGTTTCAGCTATGCCAGCAGCAGCATTAATCCTTTTCTCTACATCGTGCTGAGTGGAAATTTCCGGAAACGCCTGCCTCAAGTGCAAAGGAGAGTGACTGAGAAggaaatcaacaatatagaaaATACCTTGAAATCCAGCTTTTAG